The proteins below come from a single Oncorhynchus keta strain PuntledgeMale-10-30-2019 chromosome 1, Oket_V2, whole genome shotgun sequence genomic window:
- the LOC118389886 gene encoding myb/SANT-like DNA-binding domain-containing protein 4, which yields MMSFSISESLCKTTVSPSLSPSLLDLSLSPSACAPLLTARLDFLQMKHLKRKRKSNYSVRETQTLIREIHKRRDVLFSRQQNTAINELKRRAWEEVAGGVNSLGEGELRTASEVKRRYLDWRSLMKRKQLRAELSLSTGLKAEYDPSSPEHDASLGSGDQSLDLSGFPKESQCDWQDLADLGEPSGHSMSTEVKLEEEANGYRLEGDSGEGEVEDDDCFPSLLPDMGERDGRIPEVFSHIDEFGMLSASKGAAASMNRDLSSTGLGGLGFAGLGLANHESAGLLVALEKQRLAVETERLAVERERLLLEKERLSQSEVEKERLQLEKERLQLEKERLQLEKERLRVLLMNQSERATAPPQQSPPSSSTPTTTSSSAVDGQNERKENKPWLSMIDLEGERLRLEKERLQLEKERLQFFKFESGRLQIERERLEVEKERMQLHQDQGR from the exons ATGATGTCCTTCTCCATTTCAGAGTCCCTCTGTAAGActactgtctctccatccctatctccatccctccttgatctctctctctcgccatctgcCTGTGCACCTCTCCTGACCGCCAGGCTGGATTTCCTGCAAATGAAACacctgaagaggaagaggaagagtaaCTACAGCGTTCGTGAGACGCAGACGCTGATCCGGGAGATCCACAAGCGACGAGACGTGCTGTTCTCCCGCCAGCAGAACACCGCCATCAACGAGTTGAAGAGACGAGCCTGGGAGGAGGTAGCAGGAGGCGTCAACTCACTGGGAGAGGGTGAACTACGCACAGCttcagag GTGAAGCGGCGTTACCTGGACTGGCGGTCCCTAATGAAGAGGAAGCAGCTCCGTGCTGAGCTGTCTCTCTCCACAGGGCTGAAGGCAGAGTATGATCCGTCCTCCCCTGAACACGACGCCTCACTGGGTTCAGGGGACCAGTCGCTCGACCTCTCTGGCTTTCCCAAGGAGTCCCAGTGCGACTGGCAGGACCTGGCGGATCTTGGAGAGCCCAGCGGACACTCGATGTCTACGGAGGTTAAGCTGGAGGAGGAGGCCAATGGATACAGG ctGGAGGGTGATAGTGGTGAGGGTGAGGTAGAGGATGATGATTGTTTCCCCTCCCTCCTACCCGACATGGGAGAGCGAGATGGACGTATCCCTGAAGTATTTTCACACATTGATGAGTTCGGAATGCTCAGCGCATCAAAGGGGGCGGCGGCCTCAATGAATCGGGACCTCTCATCGACCGGCCTGGGTGGACTGGGCTTTGCTGGCTTAGGACTAGCCAATCACGAGAGTGCGGGACTTCTGGTTGCCTTGGAGAAGCAGCGTCTGGCTGTGGAAACGGAGCGGCTagcggtggagagagagagactcctacTGGAGAAGGAAAGACTGAGTCAGtcggaggtggagaaagagagattgcagctggagaaagagagattgcagctggagaaagagagattgcAGCTGGAGAAAGAGAGACTTCGGGTGTTGCTCATGAACCAATCAGAACGGGCCACAGCTCCCCCCCAGCAAagccctccctcttcctccacccctacCACCACCTCTTCCTCTGCTGTGGATggacagaatgagagaaaggaGAATAAACCCTGGCTTTCTATGATAGATCTGGAGGGTGAGAGACTGAGGCTGGAGAAGGAGCGACTGCAGTTAGAGAAAGAGAGGCTGCAGTTCTTTAAGTTTGAGTCTGGACGACTGCAGATCGAGCGGGAGAGActagaggtggagaaggagagaatgCAGCTTCACCAGGATCAGGGTCGCTGA